CAGCCTAGACGAGAGAGTCACACAAAAAACTTGCTCTGTAAACCTGGAAAGAAAGCAAGGCCCCAGAAAATGAGGTCTTAAAACAGAAATGTCTCAATTTTGTCGTCCTGATTAAATTCAGGAGGTGAGCGCTTGATAAAGATTTAGTAGAGACACTCTTGCGTTAATggtaagggaaaaaaatttgtTGATAAAGATTTAGAGAAATTTGTTGTCATGCTTGGCAAGCTTATGTATGCCAGTGGTGGCCACGTTGCAGGACTCACCCTGACCAGGGAACATTAAGTCTactttattattttcttgttaaTAATGATAGTCAGATTTATAAAATAAATTCATGCAAGTTACCAAAGAACATAAATCCATATGACAGTGAGAGGTGTCTTTTGCTCCTTGGAGGACATGCACCTACATGCATTGAAGAACCAGTTATTACTCAGTACAGTTTGATGTCCTAATGACAGAAGCGTGATGCTGAGTATAACAAATGATCATGGCACTGTAGCAGCGCTATGGCTCTTGAGGTACTAGTGAAGGGGGTCTAGTTCCTTCATCTGCAGCCAGGATTGTCGCTATAGTTTACTGTTATCTATTGACGACGAAGGAAATCCTATGTTGAAAGAGATGACACATCTCAAACTAAGGTTATCATGCCAACAAGATAACTTTAACATATCATCGAAACTGACAACACTTAAATGTGCTTATAAGGCAGCTAGTGCCAAAGGTCCACAGGCGTTTCAGCCCCGGAGGAAGACAAGTCTACTGGAGTTAGAGGACTCCTCCTTCTCGCCTATCTTGAGTTGTAACGCCCCTTGGAAAACTCTGCTTACCCCAGCGCCCCCTAGGCACCTCATCCTACCCCAGCATCCCTTGGGCACCTCAGCCAACTTACCCTAACATCCCCAGGGAACCTAAATGATTCCTATATTCACGTTAGTTCACCTGCCATACCGCATGACAGTACCAAGCTATACCTCCTGTCTCCAACCGTTGTACTGCACTCCCCTCTCTAACGGCTGCAAGCTGAAACGACTTTGATACAGAACTCTGACTGCCATCCCTAAAGTCGTGAAAACATTCATTTACATCATAAATATTGCTTGCAATAGTGGCTGACGAGACTATCCGTAGGATGTTTCTTCTATAATCACGCACTCTTACACTTACACACCAGCACAAGTGAGTCAAACACGTTCATTCGATTCTCTGGACATCTACTTGTTTTAGCTAAGGTAAATAGACACTTCATTGCCATTAACTTTTATTGCGTTTCATGCATTTAAGATAATACAGCACATTTCAATAAATATAATGAGGTTGAGGAACATACATTATTCATATATGAATGAAATCAGTGGACTAAAAGGTCGATGTCAGGATATTTCAGAAGCGAGGACCAGGGGCACTGGAAAACTCACTGGTTTTTGCCCTCTCGAGCCATGCGTTTCTTCTCTTCCTCAGCGAAGGCGATCTGACGGTGGACAAACTCAGGGATTGGGTGAGGGAATATAGGGCCCACGGGCAGCAGGGAGGACTCGGGGTGGTAACCCTTTTCGTTTGCCACAAACTTGACCTCTGCTATAGTGCCGTCTTCCAGGGGGTAGCTAGAGAGGAAGATGTGATTTTGGTAAAAATTATAGAGGGGATTGTATGAGATGAAGAACAGAATAATATGGGTATGTCTGAATGATTCTGGGAGAAgttatgatgtatttgttgatcgGTACTCACCTCCAGGAGCCGATGCTGTTGGCCCCACCGTCCTCGCCCTGAGAGCCAGAGATGTGCACCTTAATGCCGTTCTCGGCCGCGAAGTCGAAGCTGTGTGCACCGGTCTCGTCTGGGTGATGCTGTTCGCTGTGCACGATAGCGACGCGCGGGCCATCCAGGGGCGTCTCGTCTGCCAAGGCTGCGCCCACCAGCACAAGAACTACCActgcctgcaacacaacacaactactGAAACCTGTTATACAGAAACTACCActgcctgcaacacaacacaactactGAAACCTGTTATACAGAAACTACCActgcctgcaacacaacacaactactGAAACCTGTTATACAGAAACTACCActgcctgcaacacaacacaactactGAAACCTGTTATACAGAAACTACCActgcctgcaacacaacacaactactGAAACTTGTTGTACAGGAACTATCTCTGCCCGCAACACAACACAATAGCAGTAACTACCGTTAATTGTGAGAGAATAACACACCTCAATCTCcagccatcatacacaagggtctcATGAGCGGATCATGCCACCAGGCGTCCCCCAGCATTAGCCTCATGTCAGCAGCTCAAAAGAACGGGATTAACTAGTCGATAAGATCTACACAAGCATGGGTCGAGAGGATCTACACAAGCATGGGTCGAGAAGATCTACACAAGCATGGGTCGAGGATCTACACAAGCATGGGTCGAGAAGATCTACACAAGCATGGGTCGAGAAGATCTACACAAGCATGGGTCGAGGATCTACACAATCATGGGTGGAGGATCTACACAAACATGGGTCGGGGATCTACACAATCATGGTTCGAGGATCTACACAAGCATGGGTCGGGGATCTACACAAGCATGGGTCGGGGATCTACAGAAGCATGGGTCGAGGATCTGTACAAGCATGGGTCGAGGATCTGTACAAGCATGGGTCGAGGATCTACACAAGCATGGGTCGAGGATCTACAGAAGCATGGGTCGAGGATCTGTACAAGCATGGGTCGAGGATCTGTACAAGCATGGGTCGAGGATCTACACAAGCATGGGTCGGGGATCTACAGAAGCATGGGTCGAGGATCTGTACAAGCATGGGTCGAGGATCTACAGAAGCATGGGTCGAAGATCTGTACAAGCATGGGTCGAGGATCTACACAAGTATGGGTCGAGGATCTACACAAGCATGGGTCGGGGATCTACAGAAGCATGGGTCGAAGATCTGTACAAGCATGGGTCGAGGATCTACACAAGCATGGGTCGAGGATCTATACGAGCATGGGTCGAGGGTTTACACAAGCATCGATAGAGGATTTATACCAGCATGGGTCGAGGATCTACACATGCATGGGTCGAGGGTTTACACAAGCATGGATCGAGGATCTACATAAGCATGGGTCGAGGATCTACACAAGCGTGGGTCGAGGATCTACACAAGTATGGGTCGAGTGTTTACACAAGCATGGGTCGAGGATCTATACAAGCATGGGTCGAAGATCTACAAAAGCATGGGCCGAGGGTTTTCACAAGCATGGTTCATTGATCTATACATGTATGGGTCGAGGGTTTACACAAGCATGGGTCATTGATCTACACAATCATGGGTCGAGGATCTACATAAGCATGGGTCGAGGATCTAAACAAGCATGGGTCGAGGGCTTAC
This window of the Panulirus ornatus isolate Po-2019 chromosome 10, ASM3632096v1, whole genome shotgun sequence genome carries:
- the LOC139750911 gene encoding cuticle protein AMP4-like; this translates as MKLAVVVLVLVGAALADETPLDGPRVAIVHSEQHHPDETGAHSFDFAAENGIKVHISGSQGEDGGANSIGSWSYPLEDGTIAEVKFVANEKGYHPESSLLPVGPIFPHPIPEFVHRQIAFAEEEKKRMAREGKNQ